The Chloroflexota bacterium genomic sequence TGCAGGACATCCCCGCCCTGACTGACATTCTCCTGTACCACGTAGTGTCAGGCAACGTCATGGCCGCCGATGTCGTAAAGCTCGACATGGCGACCACCGTGCAGGGCAACGCGGTGACGATTTCGGTTGACGGCGACACGGTGCGTATCAACGACGCCCAAGTTATCATCACCGACATCGAGGCCTCCAACGGCACCATCCACGTGATCGACACCGTCCTGCTGCCGCCGCAGAACTAAAGCGTTTCCGGGCGACAGACAGAATGAATGTCGCAAACTAGCATTCCGTTCAGGCGACCACGCGATAGGCGCAGACTAGGGCTGCAAATGCTGACAACATTCCACCCAAGCTCTAGTCTGCGTGCAGCGCGACCAACATTTCCCGCATTGGCTTGACATTAGAGTGCGTAGTCTTTATGCTACACAAAGAGGGTAGCATATGCTATTGCTCTGGTTGTCTAGCAGTTTGGAGGGATGGCCCGCTCGCCATTGAGTGATCTACAGCGCTCTCCGAGAGACATTGGTTAGCAGGCGGGCAGCGGGCAACCTCCACGTGCCGACCGCGTCGGCAGAAGGAGGGGAAGAGAGGTCTAGGCAATGAAGTTAGAGAAAGCATCCAAGGAGAAATGTGATGGAAACACTACAACTCGTGGCCCTCATCGTAGCTGCAATCGGCGCCATTAACTGGGGCCTGGTTGGCCTCGCGAGGATCGACCTGGTTGCCCTCATCGCTGGCGGCCTCAAGTTTGGCGAAGTCAACTCCATCTCACGGGTCCTGTACATCGTGGTTGGCCTCGCCGGAGCTCTCGCTATTGTCTTGGAATTCACCGGCGGCAATGGCGCGTAGTGTTCCCGTGAGCATAAGAGGGATTCTACCGACTGGGGCCGCACGGTCATCAGCGGCCGGCTGACAGTGCAGACCCTCTGCTGAAGCGAGGACGCACGACATCTCCTGCGTCCTCGCTTCCATCTTCACACCCATAGAAACCGTTCGCATGGACCTCGCTGCAGCGTTAGCGCGCCCTGCTTCCAGCGGAGACCCCCGAATCGGGGCACGGCACATTCAATGCGTGGTTCTGACGGACACGAGGAACCTGGCAGAGACGCTCAAGAATTCCACTCATCCCGGCCCACTCCCCGAGGAGACCCCCTGCCTGATCCTTGCCGGGGCGAGGAAAGACCCCTCTCCCGGCAGAGACCATGACGTAACTCCGTCATTCCGGCGCAAGCCGGAATCCAGAGCACCTTTATAACTGAAAATAGATTGATGTCAAGCCATTTCACCCCCATCCCAATCTTCCCCCTCAAAGGTGAAGGGTTATGCAAAGGTCTCCGGCGGGAGAGGTTGAGAGCCTGACCCGCACTCGATACAGCGGATCAACACGATACAGGGGTGAGGGGGGGGGAAGTCCCCTCTCCCGGCGGGAGAGGGTTAGAGCCTGACCCGTGCTCAATACAGCGGACCGACATGATACGGGAGTGAGGGGGGAAGTCTCCTCTCCCGGCGGGAGAGGGTTAGGGTGAGGGGGAGATTCCCGCAATCTGGGAG encodes the following:
- a CDS encoding fasciclin domain-containing protein; translation: MAACGSAAEATPEPEAQPATIVDIAVGDGRFETLVAALQAAGLVETLQGEGPFTVFAPTDDAFAKLPEGTVAALLQDIPALTDILLYHVVSGNVMAADVVKLDMATTVQGNAVTISVDGDTVRINDAQVIITDIEASNGTIHVIDTVLLPPQN
- a CDS encoding DUF378 domain-containing protein, coding for METLQLVALIVAAIGAINWGLVGLARIDLVALIAGGLKFGEVNSISRVLYIVVGLAGALAIVLEFTGGNGA